Proteins encoded in a region of the Methanosarcinales archaeon genome:
- a CDS encoding DUF4157 domain-containing protein, which produces MGERIKINANKSLSAKEKSSPHKQKTGFRPQSSHVDRILFLQRTIGNQAVQRQLKSGTLQAKLTIGQPGDKYEQEADRVADAVIRMPEPEMQRQVESEEEKEETLQAKPLANQITPFVQVQRQEEPEEEEILQAKSREDTTPEVTNDLESRINAIRGSGQPLAESERGFFEPRFGHDFSQVRVHTDTRAAESAQAVNA; this is translated from the coding sequence ATGGGAGAACGAATTAAGATAAATGCTAATAAATCTTTGTCAGCAAAGGAGAAATCGTCTCCTCACAAACAAAAGACCGGTTTTCGACCTCAAAGCTCACATGTTGATCGAATCCTGTTTCTTCAAAGAACCATCGGTAACCAGGCTGTCCAGCGACAGCTAAAATCAGGAACCTTGCAGGCAAAACTCACCATCGGCCAGCCCGGGGATAAGTACGAGCAGGAGGCGGACCGGGTGGCGGATGCGGTGATACGGATGCCGGAGCCGGAGATGCAGCGGCAGGTGGAGTCTGAAGAGGAGAAGGAAGAAACGCTTCAAGCCAAACCACTAGCCAACCAGATTACACCTTTCGTTCAGGTGCAGCGACAAGAGGAACCAGAGGAAGAAGAGATACTTCAAGCAAAGAGCAGGGAGGATACAACTCCTGAAGTTACGAATGATCTTGAATCTCGAATCAATGCTATCAGGGGCAGCGGCCAGCCTCTGGCAGAATCGGAGCGGGGCTTTTTCGAGCCGCGATTTGGGCATGATTTTAGCCAGGTAAGGGTGCATACGGATACTCGAGCTGCCGAGTCGGCGCAGGCGGTGAATGCGC